One window of the Nicotiana tabacum cultivar K326 chromosome 4, ASM71507v2, whole genome shotgun sequence genome contains the following:
- the LOC107819303 gene encoding uncharacterized protein LOC107819303 produces the protein MQRSLARSVSLCSRSLLTSNAYPTTSSFWPIYRRFTSKNPNQPPAESNSGHTDDNNLQDEDDISNKALKKQIDRFFEGDEEAFPSIFEAILKRKLAGKSEESDEELMNELQAQPRQHDSADKESDSD, from the exons ATGCAACGATCTCTCGCCAGAAGTGTTTCTCTCTGTTCGCGCAGTTTGTTAACATCGAATGCTTACCCTACTACCTCTTCATTTTGGCCCATCTATAGACGTTTCACATCCAAAAACCCTAATCAACCGCCTGCTGAATCAAATTCGGGTCATACCGATGACAATAACCTTCAAGACGAAGATGATATCAGCAATAAAG CTTTAAAAAAGCAGATAGATAGATTCTTTGAAGGAGACGAAGAAGCATTCCCATCAATATTTGAAGCCATATTGAAAAGGAAGTTGGCTGGAAAAAGTGAGGAATCAGATGAGGAATTAATGAATGAACTTCAAGCCCAGCCTAGACAGCATGATTCTGCTGATAAGGAGTCCGACTCCGATTGA
- the LOC107819301 gene encoding uncharacterized protein LOC107819301, whose protein sequence is MRRALSSLCSRNFHISQNFKSNLNYINSSSSKVIHSPVVSHFPSKFRFFSLSENDSSNQNASEPSPQPETNLAEPTKKEVSLNVEDINNKELKTRIEEYFNKGNEEALPSILEAILKRKLTRKHEHTDDELMEELQMKPLDDVNDQEFESDFEDAHSTDEEIEDLYDTTDLVKRRMASDQFFNMDDRKWDDMIKEATEHGYLRDTKECEEILQEMLSWDKILPDEIKKKVEVKFDEIGERVEKGEITPEEGYALFKEFEDGVVMECAKLIEKDAPQFDETILPDKNKNLDDPPGEGPVLRWQTRVVFAPGGDAWHPKNRKVKLAVTVKELGLSKHQFRRLRELVGNRYHPGRDELTITSERFEHREENRKDCLRTLFGLIEEAGKANKLVEDVRTSYVKQRLKANPAFMERLRAKTMKLKESSLLHA, encoded by the exons ATGAGACGAGCTCTTTCTTCTTTGTGCTCTCGCAATTTCCACATCTCTCAAAACTTCAAATCAAATCTGAATTATatcaacagcagcagcagtaaagtCATACACTCCCCAGTTGTTTCTCATTTCCCTTCAAAGTTTAGATTCTTCTCATTATCAGAAAATGATTCATCGAATCAGAACGCATCTGAACCAAGCCCTCAGCCCGAGACTAACTTGGCCGAACCCACAAAGAAAGAGGTCTCTCTCAATGTTGAAGATATCAACAATAAAG AGTTGAAGACGCGGATTGAGGAGTACTTCAACAAAGGCAATGAAGAGGCGCTTCCGTCAATTCTTGAAGCAATATTAAAGAGGAAATTGACGAGAAAGCATGAGCATACAGATGATGAGTTAATGGAGGAGCTTCAAATGAAACCCCTGGATGATGTAAATGACCAAGAGTTTGAATCAGATTTCGAGGATGCTCACTCCACTGATGAAGAGATTGAAGATTTGTATGACACAACGGATTTAGTGAAAAGGAGAATGGCGTCTGATCAATTCTTCAACATGGATGACAGAAAGTGGGATGATATGATAAAAGAGGCTACCGAGCATGGGTATCTTAGGGATACGAAGGAGTGTGAGGAAATTTTGCAGGAGATGCTTAGCTGGGATAAAATTCTACCTG ACGAAATTAAGAAGAAGGTGGAAGTTAAGTTTGATGAGATAGGTGAAAGGGTTGAAAAAGGTGAGATTACCCCTGAAGAAGGCTATGCATTGTTCAAGGAGTTCGAGGATGGGGTGGTCATGGAGTGCGCAAAACTGATAGAGAAGGATGCTCCACAGTTTGACGAGACTATTTTGCCAGATAAGAATAAGAATTTGGATGACCCGCCAGGCGAAGGGCCAGTTCTTAGATGGCAAACAAGGGTGGTCTTTGCTCCTGGTGGTGATGCATGGCATCCAAAAAACAGGAAAGTCAAATTGGCTGTTACGGTGAAGGAGTTGGGTCTGTCAAAGCATCAATTTCGTCGCTTAAGAGAATTGGTTGGAAACCGCTATCATCCTGGGAGAGACGAGCTTACCATAACCAGTGAAAG ATTTGAACACCGTGAGGAGAATAGAAAGGACTGCCTGAGGACTCTATTTGGTCTCATTGAAGAGGCTGGAAAGGCTAACAAATTGGTAGAGGATGTTCGAACTTCATATGTGAAGCAGAGGCTCAAAGCAAATCCTGCATTCATGGAAAGGCTGCGTGCAAAAACCATGAAATTAAAAGAATCTAGCTTGCTGCATGCATGA
- the LOC107819302 gene encoding peptidyl-prolyl cis-trans isomerase FKBP17-2, chloroplastic, with amino-acid sequence MATFFGSPPFVSHPITRTNFSSSSQTPPPPQPPNQPPQPQTPPPSQNLSATSSEPPSPAPAANVQQQKPSSKPARLSTTAESTDWIASSLTRRFGLGAGLAWAGFLAFGVVSEQIKTRLEVSQQETNTRVVEKEEEVVLPNGIRYYELKIGGGATPRPGDLVVIDVKGSVEGSGEVFVDTFGGDGKKKKPLALVMGSRPYSKGICEGIEYVLKSMKAGGKRRVIIPPNLGFGEEGTDLGTGLQIPPSATLDYIIEVDKVSIAPA; translated from the exons ATGGCAACCTTCTTTGGATCACCACCATTTGTGTCTCACCCAATTACCAGAACTAACTTCTCTTCATCCTCACAAACCCCTCCTCCTCCTCAGCCACCAAATCAACCTCCACAACCACAAACTCCACCACCATCTCAAAATCTAAGTGCAACTTCTTCAGAGCCTCCATCACCTGCCCCAGCAGCTAATGTGCAGCAGCAAAAGCCTAGTAGTAAACCTGCCCGCCTATCGACAACTGCAGAATCTACTGATTGGATTGCCTCTTCCTTAACAAGGAGATTTGGCCTTGGTGCTGGACTTGCTTGGGCTGGTTTTCTTGCTTTTGGTGTTGTTTCTGAGCAAATCAAGACTCGCCTTGAAGTGtctcaacaagaaacaaatacAAG GGTTGtcgagaaagaagaagaagtggtCTTGCCCAATGGGATAAG ATATTATGAACTGAAAATCGGCGGCGGCGCAACTCCACGGCCAGGAGACTTAGTTGTGATAGATGTGAAGGGAAGTGTAGAAGGCAGTGGAGAAGTATTTGTGGATACATTTGGTGGTGATGGTAAGAAGAAGAAGCCATTGGCATTAGTAATGGGATCAAGGCCTTATAGTAAGGGAATTTGTGAAGGTATAGAATATGTTCTAAAAAGTATGAAAGCTGGTGGAAAACGAAGAGTGATTATTCCTCCTAATTTGGGATTTGGTGAAGAAGGAACAGATTTAGGAACGGGATTGCAAATTCCTCCATCTGCTACTCTTGACTATATTATTGAGGTTGACAAGGTTTCTATTGCACCTGCTTAA